TCATGCCGTCAGCACGCTCAGCATCTTTTACTGTGCAGAGATAACGCCAACTGTCATCAGGTcagcaaatcacacacacacacacacacacacacacacacacacacacacacacacacacagacacagactgcTCTGGTTGGATCTTGTCTATGGAGTATCCCTGTTTGAGTGTAAACACTATTGTATTATAGAGAATATGTTAACCATGATATATCAAGAAACAGTAGGCATGATGTGCCGGTAACAATTGAAACACTGAAAAGGGCAATTCATGGAGAACTGGAGAGTTAAAGGtattttttccaaacctgtatgactttctctgtTATAAaagaagatgtttagcagaatgtttgaGCTACtaataggtacatttcctgaagaaaatgtgagtggtgcttgccgtggcaaaattAGTCATATAACAtagttttaacatgttgctaagcaCTAATATCATGATCCTATAATGTTGCTAGCTTGTGTTTGCATGATGCTAGCCTGTAGGTAGTATGTTTTAACACTTGACTAGgcgttgctagcatgtgttagcatgatgctagcacattttagcatgttttaacactttgctagacaatgctagcatgtgttagcatgatgctagtaagtttttagcatgttttagcactcctctaggcgatgctagcatgtgttaacatgatgccagcacgtttttagcatattttaaactttgctaggtgatgctagcatgtgttagcatgatgcaagcacgtttttagcatgttttagaacttcgctaggcgatgctagcatgtgttagcatgatgctatcatgtttttaacatgttttagcacttcactaggtgatgctaacatgtttttagcatgttttatcacttcgctagacgatgctagaatgttttaacatgttgctagcctgttttaaaacttcgctaggcgatgttaacgtgtgttagcatgatgctagcacgtttttagagtgcaatagcacttcgctaggcgaccCTAGCctgttttaacacttcactaggtgttgctaacatgtgttagcatctTTTTACATCCAAGGATAAAAAAACCAtcttaaatgttttccatatgacttgtgcactattttcACAATAcctttgaagtcattattcagtgAAATCTCCCCCTCTGCCAATTCTTAttgctttatttccattgtgtttctGATGGTAATGGATTATGCTCTGTTGTGGCGATAACGTTTCGACCGCTGTCTCTTCTGTTTGTGTATCAGGGGCGGCGGCGTCGGTCTAGTCTTGGCGAGTGCAGGTTTCGGCATGTTAACTGCACCCCTCATGGAGCTCCACAATCAGAAAGGATTCTTTCTTCATCATGTGATCCTCACCTGCTGCACGCTGCTCTGCATCATTTGCATACCGTTGCTCCCGGAGACCGCCGGCCAACCGCTGCCTGAGACGATCGCTGAAGGGGAGGGGCTACTGCGTCGGCCTATCCTCCCTGGAGAGCAGCACCTCCTATTGGCTAGGACAGACGTCAGAGAGTTCTCGCGCATACAGGACACACCCCTTCACCAGGCCGTCAACCCCGGCAATGGCTCGGTGCCTAGCAACAGCACAGCTAATGGCTTGAGGACTTCATGACGTTATGCGACCTAAAGCCAGCAGAGGCCAAACGATGAACAATTACAGCGACCTGATTGAtcgtaaacaacaacaacaacaaagataaATATATCGTGATCACAAACAGATCAGAATGTTTTCCAGATAAAGTGTCAAACACCTCATTAACCAGCATCGTTAAAGATTGCCATTGTAGAaagtgaaatattattttaactttcatCTCGAGAAAATAATTCTATTTTTTGAACAACCACTAGCTAATTTAAGGTTGAggtatgttttgtatttttgaaatAATTATGTGTATTTATTAAGGGCAGAACGACGCTGACAGTAGAGAAAAATTGGGTTTCATTCACTGAACTACTAAGCACACTAACTTCTGTGTAAATTCTTTGTAtggtttacaaaaaaataatgcGTCAATTTATGTCCGAATAGTTTTACGagccaaatggaacacttaattgAACGCTACAATTTACGTCACAATGATTTTAcaaattaaatggaaaacaataaTTTACATTGCAATAGTTTTACGAACCAAACAGAACACTGAATCAACGCGACAATTTACGTCACAATGGttttacaaaacaaatgaaaCGACAATTTACGTTTGAATGGTTTTATGAACAGAACGGAACACTGAATTGAATGAGACCATTTATGAAAGAATAATTTTCGAACCAAATGCAACACTGAATTAGGAcagggtaaaaatattgatttgcaaaTGAATCGTGATCTTCATCTGACCAATCCTGATATCaactgttttttccccctccccttttctccccaatttggcacgcccaattcccaatgcgctccaagtcctcgtggtggtgtagtgactcgcctcaatccgggtggtggagggcgaatctcagttgcctccgtgtctgagaccgtcaatccgcgcatcttatcacgtgacttgttgaacgcgttaccatggagacgtagcacgtgtggaggcttcacgctattctccgcagcatccacgcacaactcaccacacgccccaccgagagcgagaaccacattatagcaaccacgaggaggttaccccatgtgactgtaccctccctagcaaccggaccaatttggttgctaaggagacctgactggagtcactcagcacgccctggattcaaactcagcgactccaggtgtgatagtcagcgtcaatactcgctgagatgttgttaatttttttaaattaatattttcgtaatgtacAAAGTTAAAAGGTTCCCAGTAAAATTGTAGCTGAGAATCTCTTTCATATTCAAGCAAAAttaacattataactgaaatgtaTCCAAATGAATCCGAATTAAATTGAAATCAAAATAGAATCGAAtcaaatctggaaatctgtatcgatacccaCATTGAATGCGACAAATTGCACAATAATTGTAACTAAATGAACTAATTGTCTAACGAattatttacacagaaattaatTGTGCTTGCGTTTCATTTAAGAGGCCCGGTGTGTATGAATGCACCTCACAATGTTCAGGTTTTCCGTCTGTTTTGCACTAAATCTAGAAAAGCAATCACGAATCAGCCGGAAGAATCCGTATGAAAGCATGATTACACCGATGATGACTGTTTATGGGGGAAATAAACACAGCACAACTTAATGATCTGCTCTTAAGATTCACATACCCATCTGttacaatcagggctggactggtaatctggcataccgggtattttcccggtgggccgacgcactatggggccgatcagggctggactggtaatctggcataccgggtattttcccggtgggccgacgcactatggggccgatcaggggtggactggtaatctggcataccgggtattttcccggtgggccgacacactatggggccgatcagggctggactggtaatctggcataccgggtattttcccggtgggccgacgcactatggggccgatcagggctggactggtaatctggtacaGGTATTTCCGGGAGCAACTGGggcgatcagggctggactggtatcgAGAACTGGGTTGGCCGTGAAACGGGCCAattgggccacgataagctaaaatgagccgccgcaatatgcagaaaaggacgggGAACACGTCAACAACCCCAAAACCTTTGGGCCAACTGCCATGTCAAATCCCAGTCCGATTTCtcgtcccagtccagccctggttacaaGTTATTACAGAACAATTGTGCGCTTCACCATTCCGGTGAACAGTTACAGTTCAGTTACTTttagggtgaatctcacgaaacctgttaagaacatgtccaggtgatatttcaccccaaatcaAAAGacggaaataaataaaaaaaaatgtatgcatataatttatgttgatttCAATTAAAAACATCAACGTGTCACACTATTGtttacagtaatacagtaaatgactgtattacattaatgagaatcaaTTAATGTATCAACCCAAAAGCGTGCTTTAATTGAGTACGTGCAAAatatggatttatatatatatatatattctaaacattgGCTTTATTTTATGTAcgcaatatatatatttctttcttctgatttTTGGGGGCAATAGATGTCCCGGACATGTTTCGCAGGATTCCATTCGGAAATTCATAAATGTGAACGCTGGACTTCTGCAGAGCATGATCAATAAAAGGGCTGTTGAGTGTTTTCATGTATATTTAGCATTATTATTAATGTGTAGAATAGAAGTGGAGTAACTCCTGGTAAGAAATAAGGAAAAACATTATCCCAAACCTTACACCAGGATATAAGTGAAACATTTCACGCCTTCATTTCCAGGTTTTAAAGGTATTGTGTGTAAATACAGAGGAAAATAAGCACACAGGATCAATACATGTTTTGACCAATGATAagctcatatttcaccccaaactaCAAAGAtagaaattaaatatatgttgcataaagaaaacaaagcctatttttaggaaaGTTCCGATTATTTGCATTGTGGCTTTATTTTCACGACAATTAACCGCATTTCCTTTCAAATACTGTaatgctaaaaaaaactaaaataatattattaatactgCAATGTAGGGAAACAATTACGTACAAATTTAAGTATACATCATGGAAGTATTTTCTgtattgaatttaatttatgaCTGAGATTTGGGGGGAAATTTTGTCAAAATGCCCAAAATCTTAATGGTATAGATTAAAAtagactttattttctttatgcaaaataaataaaaaaaagactttgaTTTTGGGGTTCATTATGGAACATTTATTAGTGAGATTAATCAAATGAACTCAAAGTGTATAAATTAAAATTTGTGAAAGAGACAAACATTTTAAAGCATCagtgtatttttctgtatttgtgacTCTCGAGTGTGTCGTTGGAATTAAGACTGAAATTTCCTACATTTTAACGGTCCATTTTAAGATGTTGCacttgtaaataaaaatgtaaaaaatgcaatacaatgtaactGTTGGTCTTATTTCTCTCCCgagtttggaacgcccaattcccaatgcgctccaagtcctcgtggtggcgtagtgactcacctcaatctaggtggcggaggacgaatctcagttgcctccgtgtctgagaccgccaatcccaTGTgccttatcacgtgacttgttgagcacgttaccatggagatgtagcgcgtgtggaggcttcacgctattctccgcagcatccacgcacaactcgccacacgccccaccgagagtgagaaccacattatagtgaccacgaggaggttaccccatgtggctctaccctccctagcaaccgggccaatctggttgctaaggagacctgactggagtcactcagcacaccctggattcaaactcacgactccaggtgtgatagtcagcatcaatactcgctaagaTTCCCAGACCCCCGTCCAATACAAGAGTTACGACAACATTCGCCAAATGACTTTCAAAGACTTTTCCAGGTTTGTGATTATGGGATAAGGGATTTTTAAACTTGCTCACAAAGAGCAATATCTAGCCCGTGAAATATTCTGAACAGAGCGTAACTACAACAAAATGATACTCACCGCGGAAATATGAATTTCCATTTTAATAATTCCCTGATATCTCCAAGATTCGCATGCAAGCAGGACCTTCGAACACTCAATAATCTCTTTATTGGAGTCAcgaagaacaaaacaaaacagacattgaCCAATTAACCAGTGATATTTGttgcacatactgtataactgAAAATAAAGCAAGTTGTAGACTTGTATTGAGCTATGTACAAGAAAACCGTAGAACAAAGTGCTTAAAACTGGTCTGGATGAAGCTCCATCTCCTGTTTGATTCGGTTCTCCACCAGCAGTAAGAGATTCGAGTCCGTCACGGGTAAATTGTAACTTACAATTACCTGTTTCTTTGTCTTCTTTGCTGAGAAGAATGAAAGAGATATCAACTAGGTGAGCACTTGGTTCGCCAAGACTTATTTAGAAAGGTTCTACgggttttaaattaaatatattactgcatttgcaacccattttacttccgtaatgtgacatatttccaagtgCAATGATAAAGGTGGTACGGGATTGTGGAGCAGAGAGGGGCGAGGCCGGGCTGGAATGCGCACAGcctgtccccaatcggcctgatggggcgcgcgagggataaaggcggccggtgacgagaATTACGGCATGTCCGTCCTCGGaatcgccgccagatggtcctccgCAAGATGaacagcgacgccgggcggtggcactggacccactccgccgttttccgagGCAATCGTTGGACAaattgttccagtaccacctgatcgataattcgagccgttgggcaaatgcaaacgggcgatcggacttttccaacttcataccccggaagagttggcgattctcttccgggctccgaccgacccgttgcaagaTGACCCTCCTTAGGTCTGTATAGGAGGttcgttgccggcagttgttgagccgcgagttgagcttccccggacaagagaggaaCCAGGCGagctgcccattgttcatgcggccaaCCCCAacccgcctttatccctcgcgcaccccatcaggccgattggggatcgGGCGTGcgcattccagcccggccccgcccccctccgctccacagggtTTTAATAATGGTGGCAATTTTGCTCCCATGTTGACGTCATGCAAATTAACACCCCAAACTGACaaatcatttgattaattaaagaCAGTTGTAATACGTTCTTACTGAGTCTCTGTGCAAGAGCGTTTGGTGTGGTGTCTGAGGTGTCCCCCAACACAAGAGTACACAGAGGCACTGAATCCtgcaaacaaaagaacaaaatgaATCACACTGACTCAGCTTTCATTTATAAAACTCTTTGATGGATTTACACACAGCCAAGCAGAAAACAGAGATGACCATTTATGTTTGCATGTTATAACATACCCTTACAGACATCCAAAACACCATGGTAGCATGGGTTTCACTTTTATTACCATTTTTCTCTGCTAAAACGGATCGTGTGGGCCAAACCGTAAAGCCTATAGACATGAAACTTGGTGGGATGGTAGTACTATTGGTCTCTACTCATGCACCAAGTCTCGTCCCGATTGGCCTTTCGGGGGTGCTATAACCAAGGCAAACGCATTGAGGGCCATAACTTCTGATGGTATGTAACATACTCAAGTGCTTTTTTCAAACTAGTCCTAGGTCATTCATCCAACTGGAGtcaaaccagtgcagacagatacTCTGGAGTCCCAATATCAATAATTAGCAAAAACAATCTGATCTTGTGATTCAGTGACGCCATGCCAAAACGTATAAGTGGGCGTGGCTACTTTTACTTAATTGGCTATAACTCTTGAACGaaatgagatttatttatttatataccacATTTGGAACACTTATTTATCTAAATAGATTTGAATAGATCTTATAATCTGATcacaacataatatatatataaaaataataatatatatatatcacacctTGGCCACTTGGTGGCGCTACACCAATGACATAAAAACGGCTTTAACAGTGGGACCATTTGGctgattgacttgaaatttggcaTGCCTCGTCTTTGTCCCATGTGCCATCAATATCTATAAGGGCAGTCACGTGGcttgaaaaacatggccgccatcgaCCAATGTAATTTCAGCAGCTATTTGACAGGGTTCACAAAGGCCAATTGGAACGAAACATGGTGGGCCTATTTCACTCTTGGCCCAAGAGGTCTGTGCAAAATTTGAACAAATTTGCAACCAGGAGGCGTGATTGCGGTTTACATGCGTGTCAGTATTATATATTCTGTGGTATTTTACACAGACACGTGTTATTCTAAAATAAATCAGTAATGCTTTGCGTTGAACAGAAGAATGCAGAAGTGTAAGaggatttaaaacatttttgaccatTCTTTGTATTAATGGAGTACAGGGAGGTTTGGTTGTTCTTCACTTCCGcattactgagagagagagaagctttAGCGACACCTGCAGGATGGGCGGTAGAACGCTGTCAATCAATTTATGTTGCCTGTTTTGAATGTTACTATGGTAACCAAGGTACACATCAGTCTTATCCTttgcataaattacatttttcaatatcCATAATACTGCAGATCAAATGCAAGggtaagtttattttttacataagcaTAATAGGGATGAATAAAGACTAAGAAATGGGTTTAAACGaattattaaagaaaaatgtatacattgaaaCACTGTAAAGAGTGAAAATGTGCTTTAATTAAAGGATGTTGACAATCGGAGAAGCAGGACTCACATATT
This sequence is a window from Xyrauchen texanus isolate HMW12.3.18 chromosome 30, RBS_HiC_50CHRs, whole genome shotgun sequence. Protein-coding genes within it:
- the psmg4 gene encoding proteasome assembly chaperone 4 — translated: MENGECSDLITVHDFCEKILEQQVHFHVMKLSGGFFLWVGSNPVLSNLAVSIDSKYDSVPLCTLVLGDTSDTTPNALAQRLTKKTKKQVIVSYNLPVTDSNLLLLVENRIKQEMELHPDQF